Part of the Mytilus edulis chromosome 9, xbMytEdul2.2, whole genome shotgun sequence genome, TGCAACAGGATTAGTGGCTAACCCATTTGAATATTGTGATGTTGTTACTACAACAACCCATAAATCACTCAGGGGACCCAGATCAGGAATGATCTTCTACAGAAAAGGTATGAAATTTATATAGTTGATACCTTTTATAACTTACTATTTAATGAAGTTTCAAACATCTGTTACTACATTTGATTACTATAAGAGTCTGAGAATAAAAATACTTAATACCTATTCTGGGTCAGATCATTTGAGAAAATTATTTGAAACAATTAGGCTAATTTAAACCATATTGCATTCAGTATAAGTAGTtttggttttatttattattttaacatttcttCTACATAGATTGAGGCTGTGTTATGCATGGTTAATAACCTGATTTTCAAATGATTGTTGAATGGCTCAATACAGAATCAATTGATGTTAAATGTCATTCTCTTTAGGTGTACGAAAGGTAACCAAAGATGGTAAAGAAGAAATGTATGATTTAGAGAAAAAGATAAATGAAGCTGTGTTTCCAGGGTTACAAGGTGGACCACACAATCATCAGATTGCAGGTGAGTAGAGTCATTATacataaaacattgaaaacataaaataaactACAATACCCTTTTGATTTATCAGTGCAGTGCAGTAAAAAGCAAGcatgagtattgcatggcaatacattaTCCCCTActggttaaaaattcattgtattaGAACAAAATTCTATCTTGACCTATAACTTGCCATtgtgtaaactatataacaaatttcaagtcaatatcttcaagcatgacgaaaaaaagtgttgaaaactgatGATTTAAGTCCAAGGAGCAGAACACTGCTCAAAATCATCAGACTagaacaaaattcaattttgatctgtaacttgtcacaataaaacaatacaccaatattgaaatcaatatcttcaagaataacaaaaaaatgcggaaaactgattattttagtgaatttttaagtccaaggaccataactctgcacaaagcCATCAGGCcagaacaaaattttaacttgatctgtaacttgtcatgagaAAACAAGTCCAAATATCATATCAATATCTTTGagcatgaagaaaaaagtgtggaaaattGATTTGCaggactgacagatggacagagAGAAGGATGGAGTGCAAACCGAAAGACCCCTTCGACTTCGAGCTTTCTGCCAGCATTCAAATtcatcatgaatttttttttttttaatatttgatactaaaaatgtcaataaaatctTCAAGTATGTATGAAATAAAAGCTATAGATAGAAAAACATACATTGGTTTGTGCTGTACATGTATAGTTATTTGCAGATTAGTGTGTTtcatattaattttcattttaaatgtattttaaagtttaatatttgtgttttagcTGTTGCTGTTGCCTTGAACCAGGCATGTAGACCAGAATTCAAAGTTTATCAAGAACAAGTAATAGCTAATGCCCGTGTAATGAGTAAAGTATTACAAGAAAGGGGATATAAGGTGGTAACAGGTGAGAATTTAGATACAATCACAAATTTTAACAAGCTTGTTACAATCCATGagtgatgtgatttgttttcTATCTGTAGACCAAATGTTTTTTTGCCCCTGCAGTCTTAGTGAAGGGGGCAATAAGTTTTACTCTTGTTGGTCTTTAAGTCTATCTATTTGTGCATCTCCAAATTGGTTATCCGTTCTCAAACTTATGGTTGCCTCAAACAAACATTTTGGAACTTGGAACACAAAACACTATTGGTAaagtcacttttaccattctagagttatgtccctttacaaattaaaaaattgctaAATTTATTGTTCCTGTTCTAAAAATTGAGATTGtctaaaccaaatgttatgaaacttaaacacaatgctaACCACAAAACACATATCAAACTAAAATTCGGTTGCGTCACTGACACTTCTAGAGTTAGCCCCTTTTAATTGGAAAAcatgctgaatttttcattttcattctaaCATCTGACTAATATGTTTGCCTGAACTAAAGatatgaatcttatacacaatgcttattttacaataaattaatGTAAATGTTGACTGATGATCCTTATGACtctaaacaaacatatatttgcaataaacaaagaaatataacaaGATGAAATAAATGCTAAATTAGACCATAAATGATAACAACCCTAAACCATTCAGATGATTGTCAATAACAGCCATTAACCTTTCTAATGATTGTCAAACCAAAATTAAAGTAGATGACAAAACTCTTAAACCAAGTATATAATTAGGTAATGGTGTAGTGTTAAGAATGATCTCCTGGATGATATTACTGTCATGTCCCTTCATTCCAGTGTGGCAGAGGAAAATAATAATATTGCGACCCAAATAATGTAGTGAATAATTTTCAGTTTACCACCACTATTGGCAAAAGGTTGAATAATTTACATGTCAgaacaatattattatagattctTGGTGATTCTTTCTTGTATCAATTTCCCAGACTTTTATTAAAAACAGCTGGAGTCTAAATGTGTATAAAATTATTCCAATGATGTATTTCAGGTGGTACTGACAATCATTTAATCTTGGTTGACTTGAGACCAAATGGAATAGATGGTGCTCGTGCTGAGAAAGTTCTGGAAGATGTTAGTATAGCTCTGAACAAAAACACCTGCCCAGGAGACAAAAGTGCACTTAAACCAAGTGGTCTTAGAATAGGATCTCCTGCTCTAACCTCCAGAAATATGAAGGAAAAAGATTTTGAACAAGTGTCCGAATTTATACATCAAGGtaaatttaattgtttaacatCTTATACCTAAAGGTATTGTTACCACATAGAACTTATTATTATATTCAtacattaaaaatacaataacagattttttcatggatcattgactacttgaaaagatattttgtaacGTTAAATTCCCTCTTATTGtaagtaaaaggataactatatatagtatgtgcgtaccttgcaaggtcctcatgcctgtcagacagttttcacttgacctcgacctcatttcatggatcagtgaacaaggttaagttttggtgttcAAGTCCATAActcggatactataagcaataggtataGCATATTCGGTGTATAGAAGGACTGAacggtgtacatgtccaactggcaggtgtcatctgaccttgacctcattttcatggttcagtggttttagttaagtttttgtgttttggtctgtttttcttacactgtatgcaataggtctactatattttgtgtatggaatgattgtaaggtgtacatgtctagctggcaggtgtcatctgaccttgacctcattttcatggttcactggtcaaagttaagtttttgagattttgtctgttttctaatactatatgcaataggtcaactatatttggtgtatggaaatatcttatgatctatatgtcagtcgggcaggttttatttgaccatgaccccATTTCACCGTTCATTGCTCAGTGTCAAGTTTGTGTGTTTTGGTCTGATTTtcttaaactacatgtataagcaataggtcaactatatttgttgtatggaagaaatgttagctgtacatgttttcctggcattgttcatctgaccttgacctcattttcatggttcattggtcaatgtttagtcttcttggttaatgttaagtttatgcgacagttttaataaagctttataattaggactatcaacataatatcaatgattagtaaagaaggcgagacatttcagcgtgtgcactcttgtgataATTGTCACTGAGCTTGTTAAATGTTCGTTACATTTTGTACTAGTTGCAATCGATACATTAAATGCAGAAACCTGaattaataaattaatcaaaTCATAATACAGCAGTTATACAGTCAGTGATTCTTTCCCGAGCACTTCTCCCAATAAAACCGACTGCCACAATATATCCAAGAGttttaaaagtggtgttaaacatcaATCACTCATAGACACCTACAGTagtatttttacttatttcattTCAGGGCTAGTGATAACAAAGGAAGCTATGGAAGGTTGTGGACCATTACTGAAAGATTTTAAGGCTAAGATAATAACAGACGAAAAGATTAAACAGAAAATAGCAGCACTGAAGGCAGATGTTGAGAAGTTTGCCATACAGTTTCCAATGCCAGGACTTGATGGTTGGTGAAGGATTTATTGGAATGACACTGAGGGTGAAAGTTGTAACAGACATGTGTTGTAGTATCTGCTATGTTTTAATGGCATAATTTGTGGGTtaataaatacataatataaatattaatttttaagaatGATGTTGGGAGTAAAAATGACATGgtgaatttatttaaatatttttaaagttatcGTGGATGTTTACAATTGTGTATATTTGTACTGTTTAAATGATGCATGCAGAGAATGATTTAGAAAGTACCAGTATATGAAGAACAACACAATTTTAATGTTACATGACAGAACTTGTACATGACTTAATtgtgatattgaaatattttccttTGTTAATGTCAATAAATTCAAGGAAGAAATTGTTATGGCTGATGATTTGTCTAGGTTCTTTGTGTGTTCCCAGGGTACCATATTTAAATGAACTCAGctttttgttgtatttgttttgtttgtttgtttaattgaTGGAGTGTAGTACCACTTAATATGCATCTGCAAACTTCCATGATATTCATTTTTGTTTGGAGGGGAAAATTATGTCAAGGGTAAACAACAACCCTTTAGACTGTTAAAAGATGACCTTTGTTGTTAATTCATACTTAAAGGTTCAGTTCACTTTACCAATGTGCATAACCAGAGCAAGGCCCTATTTATGTATGAAACGATGAGTGTTTTAGCGTTTAATTTatgttaaagttttatttttacacGGTGAAAAGATTTGAGATTAATGATGTTATAGTTGTGTTTTTGTCTTGTAAAGATGACCTGGTTATAGCCATTTGTCCCTCCTCAGTTATTTAGAATATAGGACCAAAATTGACCATTAGTTATCTGAATATACAATTGTCTCAAAgaatattcaagataaaataGTTATTCTGAAATTTTGAATGATAGGAATTTTGACCAGTATCCATGTCTTATTGGTAGGTTCCCAGGGTGATCCTTAACCCTCTTATTTCTATGTTGGAAGTACCCCATAAATACCTATgcaaagtgattttttttaactttgaataaAGTACAAATTATCAATGCATTGTACATGATGTTATTTCCTAGCTGGGTTACAATTGTTAGTTTTTTGTTACTGTTCATAATCATGTTCAttcaattacaaatgtattaacGAAGTCTATAAAAACAGTCTGGAACAAAAATGTTTTCTATTAGATAGTTCCACACAACTTTATTGAAGGTGATTCTTATCTTGTTTACTTGACTTGTGTGTGGcaatcaaaattttgttttttcattaccaTTTTCCATTGTAGTCCTCTTCATACCCATCATATAGTACAATGACAATCTTCCTattcaccgtttcagaatcttatgcattctgggtaatatttataaaagtgTACATCAAAACATcctaaacaattgaaattcaaccaatgaagTGTTATTGTTATTTTAGGGTACATTGTACTAACAATtgaattacccatagtcctttagattctgaaatggctCATTacctataatttatttttataatggtTGATCTCTTAAGAAAATTCTTAAAGACTTCAACTGTAATATCTTTCTATGTCATTATGTGCCATTGTTTAGGAGCTTTCAGTAAGTATACGGTTAatctttttttcttctgtttgaAAGATCTCTTAGATATTGAAATAAAGAGTTTGAAATTATGTAAAGGAATCATGTGAAGaaatcctttttatttattataattgaaacatttgtGATTGTGCAGATTAAATCTGTTTACtgcttttttcttcttctttatctTCATTTTGTGGAGAGGAACATTTTTGTATCACACAGAAACAACCAAATAAAAGCAAGATACAAATAAAGATTtagttatttttaatttctatttgtcCGTTCAGAACAGAAAGGTGATAGTGGATGTGCGTAAAGTTAACTGCTACTTGTGCATATGAGGTTAGGTTTTGTGAGGTAACGATTGCATGATGTCTGTTCTAAcaatataaatgatgtcatttttatacgcccgggacgggacgtattatggtataccgttgtccgtccgtcgtccacacttcggacaataactcaaaaacacctacaccaatttccatgaaacttaagtgaattgtttatatctattgacgtaagctccctttcgtttttttttaatttcagattttaagttttggatttatggggctttattcataaaaaaggggggattttcaacacttcggacaataactcaaaaaggctttcaccaatgtccatgaaactttggtgaattgtttatatctattgatgtaagctccctttcgtttttttttaatttcagattttaagttttggatttatggggctttattcataaaaaaggggggattttcaacacttcggacaataactcaaaaatgctttaaccaatgtccatgaaactttggtgaattgtttatatctattgatgtaagctccctttcgtttttttttaatttcagattttaagttttggatttatggggctttattcataaaaaaagggtgatttttaacactttggacaataactcaaaaaggctttcaccaatgtccatgaaactttggtgaattgtttatatctattgatgtaagctccctttcaattttttaaaatttcagattttaagttttggatttatggggcttttttcataataaaagggtgatttttaacacttcggacaataactcaaaaaggctttcaccaatgtccatgaaactttggtgaattgtttatatctattgatgtaagctccctttcaatttttataaatttcagattttacatttccgtgttatgaatttttatgcttaaaaaaggggggatttttccaattttgggacaataactaacactttcacaaaattttatgtatggatgaaaaattaaagacaacacccttagttaaatttgaggtagccttaatagtgccaatttttttgggcatttttatttattatttgggggggggggggtatttgacagggctcacactatttctagttgatcatataaattcatttaaagcataaaagacaagttaaaagagcaacgggcgtatcatgcgctaaagcgcagccctttattaaaGTTAtcttaaacacaaaaaaattgacactgatcaatgaaccgtgaaaatgaggtcgaggtcaaataaaacctgcgggactgacatatagatcataaaatatttccatacaccaaatatagttgacctatggcatatagtattagataaaaagaccaaaactcaaaaacttaactttgaccactcaaccatgaaaatgaggtcaaggtcagatgacttctgcccgctagacatgtacatcttacaatcattccatacaacaaatatagtagatctattgcataaagtatgagaaaaacagaccaaaacacaacaacttaactataaccactgaaccatgaaaatgaggtcaaggtcagatgacacctgccagttggacatgtacaccttacagtccttccatacaccgaatatactagacctattgcttatagtatctgggatatggac contains:
- the LOC139489462 gene encoding serine hydroxymethyltransferase, cytosolic-like; translation: MMNGSGDSYYLQKDIKDDDPEMTAIIRNEKNRQMKGLELIASENFTSKAVIQALGSCLTNKYSEGQPGQRYYGGNEFIDEMERLCQRRALEAYKLDPAKWGVNVQPLSGSPANFAVYTALVGPHGRIMGLDLPDGGHLSHGFMTPTKKISATSVYFESMPYKVNPETGLIDYDELHRNAKLFLPKMIVAGISCYSRNLDYARFRKVADENGAYVLADMAHVSGLVATGLVANPFEYCDVVTTTTHKSLRGPRSGMIFYRKGVRKVTKDGKEEMYDLEKKINEAVFPGLQGGPHNHQIAAVAVALNQACRPEFKVYQEQVIANARVMSKVLQERGYKVVTGGTDNHLILVDLRPNGIDGARAEKVLEDVSIALNKNTCPGDKSALKPSGLRIGSPALTSRNMKEKDFEQVSEFIHQGLVITKEAMEGCGPLLKDFKAKIITDEKIKQKIAALKADVEKFAIQFPMPGLDGW